One Aliiroseovarius sediminilitoris DNA window includes the following coding sequences:
- a CDS encoding aldehyde dehydrogenase family protein, with protein sequence MNQIEADIAPDHSALDRDLDTLAAAKESWARTSNADRIAVLDDIKNCLSVVAEGWAETAARHKLIPPGSPLAGEEWLSGPYAVMSACNELIQTLAGMEGKSFLGPLKKRRTANGQLAVRVLPHSTWDHLLLSGVTADVWMEPDVTEDTLAANTASAYDGPVESRKGGVALVLGAGNIASIAPLDVFQKAFSEHKVVILKMNPVNDYLTPYLQAALKPLIDRDALRIVKGGAEVGGYLCTHAQVDEIHITGAAASHDAIVWGPGKEGVKNKAAGTPKLTKPITSELGAVCPTIVVPGNWSSADLSFQAEHLATQKLHNSGFNCVACQMLILPGDWSLKDTLMANLRDVMKKVDPRQAYYPGAADRMENFASHALDAERFDRGTAPACIVAPVGDGENWFTRTEVFAPALSTHEISGTDPEAYLIDAVRYANETLHGTLGANILIHPGTIRQIGQNRFEEIIAELRYGAIAINAWTGLAFLSTACPWGAFPGHTLKDVGSGVGFAHNTFMFDRPQRVVVQAPWRPFPRNLMSGKTSLLPRPPWFVTNRRQHIVGKLLTRFQHNPAWLKLPRIFVNALMG encoded by the coding sequence ATGAACCAGATCGAAGCCGACATCGCCCCGGACCATTCTGCACTTGACCGAGACCTTGATACCTTGGCCGCCGCGAAAGAGAGTTGGGCACGCACATCGAATGCCGACCGCATTGCCGTGCTGGATGACATCAAGAACTGCCTGTCGGTCGTGGCCGAAGGCTGGGCTGAAACCGCCGCCCGGCACAAGCTGATCCCACCCGGTTCGCCTCTGGCCGGAGAAGAATGGCTTTCTGGGCCTTATGCCGTCATGTCGGCGTGCAACGAGTTGATACAGACCCTGGCGGGTATGGAAGGCAAGAGCTTCCTTGGCCCTTTGAAGAAACGCCGCACCGCCAACGGACAGCTTGCCGTGCGTGTGCTGCCCCATTCAACCTGGGACCACCTGCTGTTGTCGGGCGTCACCGCCGATGTCTGGATGGAGCCGGACGTGACCGAGGACACGCTCGCGGCCAACACCGCCTCTGCCTATGATGGACCTGTGGAGTCGCGCAAAGGTGGCGTGGCGTTGGTGCTGGGTGCAGGCAACATCGCCTCGATTGCCCCGCTCGACGTGTTTCAGAAGGCGTTTTCCGAACACAAGGTTGTCATCCTCAAGATGAACCCCGTGAACGACTACCTGACGCCCTATCTTCAGGCCGCGCTCAAACCACTGATCGACCGCGATGCCCTGCGGATCGTCAAAGGCGGGGCCGAAGTCGGCGGCTATCTTTGCACTCACGCCCAGGTGGACGAGATCCACATCACCGGGGCCGCGGCATCGCATGACGCCATCGTCTGGGGGCCAGGCAAGGAAGGCGTGAAAAACAAGGCGGCGGGCACACCAAAACTGACCAAGCCGATCACGTCAGAATTGGGTGCGGTCTGCCCGACCATCGTCGTGCCCGGCAATTGGTCCTCGGCGGATCTGAGTTTTCAGGCAGAACATCTCGCCACCCAGAAGCTGCACAACTCCGGTTTCAACTGCGTTGCTTGCCAGATGCTGATCCTGCCCGGCGACTGGTCGCTGAAAGACACGCTGATGGCAAATCTACGCGACGTGATGAAGAAGGTCGATCCGCGACAGGCCTATTACCCGGGCGCCGCCGACCGGATGGAAAACTTCGCCAGCCATGCCCTTGACGCCGAGCGGTTCGACCGCGGAACCGCCCCGGCCTGCATCGTGGCCCCTGTCGGTGACGGCGAAAACTGGTTCACCCGAACCGAGGTTTTCGCCCCTGCCCTGTCGACGCACGAAATCAGTGGCACCGACCCCGAGGCCTATTTGATCGATGCGGTCCGATATGCCAACGAGACGCTTCACGGCACGCTTGGAGCGAACATCCTGATCCATCCCGGCACGATCCGCCAGATCGGCCAAAACCGGTTCGAGGAAATCATCGCCGAGCTTCGCTATGGCGCGATTGCGATCAATGCCTGGACAGGATTGGCCTTTCTCAGCACCGCCTGCCCGTGGGGGGCGTTTCCGGGCCACACGCTTAAGGATGTCGGCAGCGGTGTTGGATTTGCCCACAACACGTTCATGTTTGATCGGCCACAGCGTGTCGTGGTGCAAGCCCCGTGGCGGCCTTTCCCCCGCAATCTGATGTCGGGCAAGACCTCGTTGCTACCGCGTCCCCCCTGGTTCGTGACGAACCGTCGCCAGCATATCGTCGGCAAGTTGCTGACCCGATTCCAGCACAACCCGGCTTGGTTGAAGTTGCCACGCATTTTCGTCAATGCATTGATGGGATGA
- a CDS encoding long-chain fatty acid--CoA ligase yields the protein MHGTMMWQSLTTGSLIGHAEKYHAATEVVSVETDGTVARSSWGEIAANARRIKSALDNLGVAPGACCATIAWNNRRHLELYFGIGSGGRITHTINPRLTPEQMIFILNDAKDEVLFLDRTFLPIAAKLGAHLKSVKHYILMGPRDDEAAGMVEGLLFYDDLVKTGDPETDWPDLDENAPAALCYTSGTTGNPKGVQYSHRALVLHSIGGNQPDGLNVAARDVVMPVVPMFHVNAWGVPYIAAAVGAKLVMPGPNLDGESLARLIDAEKVTLSLGVPTIWMGLLAGLKSTGIKPASMKRTVVGGSALPPSMIREFRDSHNVELIHAWGMTETSPLGTLNQLLQKHDALSVAEQAKLRESQGRPPWGVDLRIVDETGNELPRDGQTQGELQIRGHWIVESYFGQDRPALTKDGWFDTGDVATLDGDGYMTIRDRSKDIIKSGGEWISTVELENIAIAHPKVIHAAAIAARHPKWDERPVVLVVAAPGQNPTEAEILASYEGKVANWQIPDRVIFVDELPLGATGKVLKNKLRESYCDVLIKEV from the coding sequence ATGCACGGAACCATGATGTGGCAGTCCCTGACCACCGGATCACTGATCGGCCATGCCGAAAAATATCACGCCGCAACCGAAGTCGTTTCGGTCGAGACAGACGGGACGGTCGCTCGATCCTCGTGGGGTGAGATTGCGGCCAATGCCCGGCGGATCAAATCGGCGTTGGACAATCTGGGGGTGGCACCCGGCGCGTGCTGTGCCACCATCGCGTGGAACAATCGGCGGCATCTTGAACTTTACTTCGGGATCGGCAGCGGCGGTCGCATAACACACACGATCAACCCGCGCCTGACGCCCGAGCAGATGATCTTTATCCTCAACGATGCAAAGGACGAGGTGCTGTTCCTCGACCGAACATTTCTGCCGATCGCCGCTAAACTCGGCGCGCATCTCAAGTCAGTGAAACATTACATCCTGATGGGGCCGCGTGACGACGAGGCGGCGGGCATGGTCGAAGGGCTTCTGTTCTATGACGATCTGGTGAAGACTGGCGACCCCGAAACCGACTGGCCCGACCTTGACGAGAACGCTCCGGCTGCGCTGTGCTACACTTCCGGCACAACGGGCAACCCCAAGGGCGTTCAGTATTCGCACCGCGCGCTTGTTCTGCATTCGATCGGTGGCAACCAACCCGATGGGTTGAACGTGGCCGCCCGCGATGTGGTGATGCCGGTCGTTCCGATGTTCCACGTCAATGCCTGGGGTGTCCCCTATATCGCGGCCGCGGTCGGGGCCAAGCTGGTGATGCCTGGGCCAAACCTTGATGGCGAAAGTCTGGCCCGGCTGATCGACGCCGAGAAGGTCACGTTGTCGCTGGGTGTGCCGACGATCTGGATGGGGTTGCTGGCGGGATTGAAATCCACCGGCATCAAGCCTGCCTCGATGAAGCGCACCGTGGTTGGCGGGTCAGCCTTGCCACCGTCGATGATCCGCGAGTTCCGCGATTCCCATAACGTCGAACTGATCCACGCCTGGGGCATGACAGAGACCTCGCCGCTTGGCACACTGAACCAGCTTCTTCAGAAACACGACGCATTGAGTGTGGCCGAACAGGCCAAGCTGCGCGAAAGTCAGGGGCGTCCGCCTTGGGGCGTGGACCTGCGGATCGTGGACGAAACGGGCAATGAACTGCCCCGCGACGGCCAGACACAGGGAGAGTTGCAGATCCGCGGCCATTGGATCGTGGAAAGCTACTTCGGTCAGGACCGCCCTGCCCTGACCAAGGACGGCTGGTTTGACACTGGCGACGTGGCGACGTTGGATGGCGACGGCTACATGACCATCCGCGACCGGTCCAAAGACATCATCAAATCGGGTGGCGAATGGATCTCGACTGTGGAGCTTGAAAACATCGCCATTGCCCACCCCAAGGTCATCCATGCCGCCGCCATTGCGGCGCGACACCCGAAATGGGACGAGCGTCCCGTGGTATTGGTCGTAGCCGCGCCAGGTCAAAATCCGACCGAAGCGGAAATTCTCGCGTCCTATGAGGGCAAGGTCGCCAATTGGCAAATCCCCGACCGCGTGATTTTCGTCGACGAATTGCCGCTCGGAGCGACAGGTAAAGTGCTCAAGAACAAATTGCGCGAGAGCTATTGCGACGTGCTGATCAAGGAGGTCTGA
- a CDS encoding GMC family oxidoreductase yields MQSRTSFDYVIVGGGSAGSTLAARLSEDPAMSVCLLEAGGNGDHILIRAPAGVVAMLPGHGKISNWAFNTVPQPGLNGRRGYQPRGKGLGGSSAINAMLYVRGHRADYDGWADMGCEGWSWDDCLPYFLRAENNEAGASEFHGDAGPLHVSDQKAPRPISRAFVRAATECQHRETADFNTGDNEGVGLFQVTQFHDAARNGERCSASAAYLRPIQKTRKNLTIITGAHATKILTEDKRATGVVYRKGRKDARVTASREVILCGGAFNSPQLLQLSGIGAAEEIQRHGIEVVHDLPGVGKNLQDHLDFILAYKSKDTDNFGIGLAGTIGLTKHILKWRKDGNSMIATPFAEGAGFLKTDPALDHPDIQLHFVISIVDDHARKLHLGYGFSCHICALRPHSKGEVFLTSSDPMKAPGIDPQFLSDPRDLETTIKGAKMTREILQAPAMKPFRQKELFGVKDGMSDKEWENHIRARADTIYHPIGTCKMGVDGMAVVDPELRVHGMEGLRVVDASVMPTLVRGNTNAPTIMIAERAADMIRGVASGAMAAE; encoded by the coding sequence ATGCAATCAAGAACGTCATTCGATTATGTAATCGTAGGCGGTGGTTCCGCGGGCTCGACCCTGGCCGCGCGTCTGTCCGAGGACCCTGCGATGTCCGTCTGTTTGCTGGAAGCCGGGGGGAATGGCGATCACATCTTGATCCGGGCACCTGCCGGTGTGGTCGCTATGTTGCCGGGCCACGGCAAGATTTCGAACTGGGCTTTCAACACGGTGCCGCAACCCGGCCTGAACGGGCGACGAGGCTATCAGCCCCGTGGCAAGGGGCTGGGCGGGTCAAGTGCGATCAACGCCATGCTATATGTCCGCGGTCACAGAGCTGACTATGACGGTTGGGCTGACATGGGCTGCGAAGGTTGGTCCTGGGATGACTGCCTGCCCTATTTCCTGCGGGCCGAAAACAATGAAGCCGGTGCCAGCGAGTTTCACGGTGACGCCGGGCCGCTGCATGTATCGGACCAGAAAGCGCCCCGCCCGATCTCGCGTGCCTTCGTGCGGGCCGCGACAGAATGCCAACACCGCGAGACTGCGGATTTCAACACTGGCGACAACGAAGGCGTCGGCCTTTTTCAGGTCACGCAATTCCACGATGCGGCACGCAATGGCGAACGATGCTCTGCGTCGGCGGCGTATCTTCGTCCCATTCAGAAGACCCGCAAGAACCTGACGATCATCACCGGCGCGCATGCGACGAAGATTCTGACCGAGGACAAGCGCGCCACAGGCGTCGTCTATCGCAAGGGCCGCAAGGACGCGCGTGTCACGGCCAGCCGCGAAGTTATCCTCTGCGGGGGTGCCTTCAACTCGCCCCAGCTTTTGCAATTGTCAGGAATCGGAGCGGCAGAAGAGATTCAACGCCACGGGATCGAAGTCGTGCATGACCTGCCGGGGGTAGGCAAGAACCTTCAGGACCATCTGGATTTCATTCTGGCCTACAAGTCGAAAGACACAGACAATTTCGGCATCGGCCTTGCAGGAACCATCGGCCTGACCAAGCACATTCTGAAATGGCGCAAGGACGGCAATTCGATGATTGCCACGCCTTTTGCAGAAGGCGCCGGTTTTCTGAAGACCGACCCGGCGCTCGACCATCCGGACATTCAGTTGCATTTTGTGATCTCGATCGTCGACGATCACGCGCGCAAGCTGCACTTGGGTTACGGGTTTTCCTGCCATATTTGTGCGTTAAGACCGCACAGCAAAGGCGAAGTGTTCCTAACCAGCAGTGATCCGATGAAGGCACCGGGGATCGACCCACAGTTCCTGTCGGATCCGCGAGACCTGGAGACGACAATCAAAGGCGCGAAGATGACGCGCGAGATCCTGCAAGCCCCTGCCATGAAGCCCTTCCGCCAAAAAGAGTTGTTCGGCGTGAAAGACGGCATGAGCGACAAGGAATGGGAAAACCATATCCGCGCCCGCGCCGACACAATCTATCACCCGATCGGCACCTGCAAGATGGGGGTGGACGGGATGGCGGTGGTCGATCCCGAATTGAGGGTGCACGGGATGGAGGGACTGCGCGTCGTCGATGCCTCGGTCATGCCGACGCTGGTCCGCGGAAACACCAACGCCCCGACAATCATGATCGCAGAGCGGGCCGCAGACATGATCCGCGGTGTCGCTTCAGGCGCGATGGCGGCGGAATAA